In Camelina sativa cultivar DH55 chromosome 16, Cs, whole genome shotgun sequence, a single window of DNA contains:
- the LOC104751153 gene encoding inorganic pyrophosphatase 1-like, which produces MAYKSNNKNNNIVVVFDFDNVDSDNWVIDELGFTDLFNQLLPTMPWNTLMDRMMKELHDQGKTIEEIKQALRTIPIHPRVVPAIKSAHELGCELRIVSDANMFFIETIVEHLGISEFFSEINSNPGYVDERGTLRISPYHDFTKTPHGCSNSTCPPNMCKGLIIERIQQSLAKEGKNKMIYLGDGAGDYCPSLKLTAEDYVMPRKNFPVWDLISQNPMLIKAAIREWTDGQSLEMILIGIIEEIRLEEEKEKMLNSTEANCKMQTISVVGINSVHHEPILMPRALRVSQSS; this is translated from the exons ATGGCTTACAAGAGCaataacaagaacaacaacattgTCGTTGTTTTTGACTTCGACAACGTTGATAGCGATAATTGGGTGATCGATGAACTTGGCTTCACTGATTTGTTCAATCAACTTCTTCCCACCATGCCTTGGAACACACTCATG GATCGTATGATGAAGGAGCTTCATGATCAAGGCAAAACCATTGAGGAGATCAAACAAGCCTTGAGAACAATCCCAATCCATCCACGTGTCGTCCCTGCCATCAAATCTGCACATGAATTAGG GTGTGAGCTTAGGATAGTGAGCGACGCAAACATGTTCTTTATAGAGACCATCGTTGAGCATCTCGGGATAAGTGAATTCTTCTCTGAGATTAACTCGAACCCTGGATATGTCGACGAACGTGGCACCTTGAGAATCTCTCCTTACCACGACTTCACTAAAACCCCTCATGGCTGCTCTAATTCCACTTGTCCTCCTAACATGTGCAAG GGTTTGATCATTGAGAGGATTCAACAATCTTTAGCTAAAGAAGGAAAGAATAAGATGATATACCTTGGAGATGGAGCTGGTGATTACTGTCCGAGTTTGAAACTAACCGCAGAGGATTATGTGATGCCACGTAAGAATTTCCCGGTGTGGGATCTAATTAGTCAAAATCCGATGCTGATTAAAGCAGCGATTAGAGAATGGACCGATGGCCAAAGCTTGGAGATGATATTAATAGGAATAATCGAGGAGATTAGattggaggaagagaaggagaagatgttGAATAGTACGGAGGCTAACTGCAAGATGCAGACCATCTCTGTAGTCGGGATCAACAGTGTTCATCATGAACCAATATTAATGCCTCGTGCTCTTCGTGTTTCTCAGTCTAGTTAg
- the LOC104751154 gene encoding anoctamin-like protein At1g73020 isoform X1 → MNGSNGEERVVHEVAMVVPKRVLEEEGNCVEVLVTELKKRGMVVDRVVGLADEFLKVAAPLETLGNAAAELHIRKPTRLGIDLPFEMQGSEAFFRQPDGLLFSWFERFRCYQHLLYGIVNCGGYDVTLKLDGREFCWAAGESLVRRLESEGVIKQMFPLHDEFKRKELLQTWALNWWNFTNQPTDQIYSYFGAKIGVYFSFLGMYTQWLIFPALLGFIVQMVNFGSLQFLALPSFFVSTILWAALFLQFWKRKNAALLARWQINCLVGPSQGYRFLGMEWSSLPFPKELIKNIGDERSKEKAAYQRYEWFAYRKRFRNDVLVIMSIICLQLPFELAYAHIYEIITSDVVKYILTAIYLLVIQYLTRLGGKVSVKLINREINESVEYRANSLIYKVFGLYFMQTYIGIFYHVLLHRNFMTLRQVLIQRLIISQVFWTLMDGSLPYLKYSYRKYKARTKKKREGGSSTGKIQIASRVEKEYFKPTYSASIGVELEDGLFDDSLELALQFGMIMMFACAFPLAFALAAVSNIMEIRTNALKLLVTLRRPLPRAAATIGAWLNIWQFLVVMSICTNSALLVCLYDQEGKWKIEPGLAAILIMEHVLLLLKFGLSRLVPEEPAWVRASRVKNVTQAQDMYCKQLLRSISGEFTSMTKPEQEQQEDSERR, encoded by the exons ATGAATGGGAGTAATGGTGAGGAGCGAGTCGTTCACGAGGTTGCAATGGTGGTTCCGAAGCGGGTtctggaagaagaaggaaactgtGTTGAGGTTTTGGTGACTGAACTTAAGAAGAGAGGGATGGTTGTTGATAGAGTCGTCGGTCTCGCAGATGAGTTTCTCAAG GTAGCAGCTCCCTTGGAGACCTTGGGCAATGCAGCAGCAGAGCTTCATATACGCAAACCTACTCGTCTAG GAATTGATCTGCCCTTTGAGATGCAAGGGTCTGAGGCTTTCTTTCGGCAACCTGATGGTTTACTGTTTAGCTGGTTTGAACGTTTTCGGTGCTATCAACATCTTCTTTATGGAATT GTAAACTGTGGTGGGTACGATGTCACTCTGAAACTTGATGGCAGAGAGTTTTGTTGGGCAGCAGGGGAATCATTAGTTCGAAGGTTGGAATCAGAGGGCGTCATTAAACAAATGTTTCCTCTTCATG ATGAATTCAAGAGGAAGGAACTTCTCCAAACTTGGGCATTAAATTGGTGGAACTTTACAAACCAACCAACTGATCAGATCTACTCTTACTTCGGTGCAAAG ATTGGAGTCTACTTTTCGTTCTTGGGAATGTATACGCAATGGTTGATATTTCCAGCCTTGCTTGGGTTTATAGTCCAGATGGTTAATTTTGG ATCCTTGCAATTTCTTGCTCTCCCAAGTTTCTTTGTGAGCACAATACTCTGGGCTGCCTTGTTTCTACAGTTCTGGAAACGCAAAAACGCGGCCTTGTTAGCTAG ATGGCAGATCAATTGTTTAGTTGGCCCCAGTCAAGGATATAGATTTCTCGGAATGGAATGGAGCTCCCTTCCGTTTCCAAAGGAGCTTATAAAGAATATCGGAGATGAGAGATCCAAAGAGAAGGCAGCGTATCAAAGATATGAATGGTTTGCTTACCGCAAGAGGTTTAGGAATGATGTTCTTGTTATCATGAGCATTATCTGCCTCCAACTTCCATTTGAGCTGGCGTATGCTCATATTTACGAGATTATCACATCTGATGTTGTCAA GTATATTTTGACAGCTATCTACCTTCTAGTTATTCAGTACCTCACTAGATTGGGAGGCAAAGTATCTGTCAAGCTCATAAATCGAGAAATCAACGAGAGTGTGGAATATCGAGCTAACAGTTTAATCTACAAA GTTTTCGGGCTCTATTTTATGCAGACATACATTGGGATCTTCTACCACGTTCTTTTACATCGAAACTTCATGACACTTCGACAAGTATTGATCCAACGGTTAATAATCTCACAG GTTTTCTGGACTTTGATGGATGGTTCTTTACCTTATCTTAAGTACAGCTACAGAAAATATAAAGCTAG gACGAAGAAGAAACGTGAAGGTGGATCATCAACAGGAAAGATTCAAATAGCTTCAAGAGTGGAGAAGGAATATTTCAAGCCTACATATTCTGCAAGCATTGGAGTAGAACTTGAAGATGGACTTTTTGATG ATTCGCTCGAGCTGGCTTTGCAGTTTGGAATGATCATGATGTTTGCTTGTGCCTTCCCTCTTGCTTTTGCCCTTGCTGCAGTG AGCAATATAATGGAAATAAGAACAAATGCCTTAAAGCTATTGGTGACACTTCGTAGACCTCTTCCTCGTGCTGCTGCAACAATTGGAGCTTGGTTAAACATATGGCAG TTTCTAGTAGTAATGTCCATTTGCACAAACTCAGCACTCTTGGTATGCTTATATGACCAAGAAGGCAAATGGAAGATCGAACCAGGGCTCGCTGCAATTCTCATCATGGAACATGTACTCTTGCTTCTGAAATTTGGTCTCTCTCGTCTCGTCCCTGAGGAACCTGCTTGGGTTAGAGCCAGTCGTGTGAAGAATGTGACACAAGCACAAGACATGTACTGTAAACAGCTCTTGAGAAGCATTTCTGGTGAATTTACTTCCATGACAAAACctgaacaagaacaacaagaagacTCGGAGCGCCGTTAA
- the LOC104751154 gene encoding anoctamin-like protein At1g73020 isoform X2 encodes MNGSNGEERVVHEVAMVVPKRVLEEEGNCVEVLVTELKKRGMVVDRVVGLADEFLKVAAPLETLGNAAAELHIRKPTRLGIDLPFEMQGSEAFFRQPDGLLFSWFERFRCYQHLLYGIVNCGGYDVTLKLDGREFCWAAGESLVRRLESEGVIKQMFPLHDEFKRKELLQTWALNWWNFTNQPTDQIYSYFGAKIGVYFSFLGMYTQWLIFPALLGFIVQMVNFGSLQFLALPSFFVSTILWAALFLQFWKRKNAALLARWQINCLVGPSQGYRFLGMEWSSLPFPKELIKNIGDERSKEKAAYQRYEWFAYRKRFRNDVLVIMSIICLQLPFELAYAHIYEIITSDVVKYILTAIYLLVIQYLTRLGGKVSVKLINREINESVEYRANSLIYKVFGLYFMQTYIGIFYHVLLHRNFMTLRQVLIQRLIISQVFWTLMDGSLPYLKYSYRKYKARTKKKREGGSSTGKIQIASRVEKEYFKPTYSASIGVELEDGLFDDSLELALQFGMIMMFACAFPLAFALAAVSNIMEIRTNALKLLVTLRRPLPRAAATIGAWLNIWQHSWYAYMTKKANGRSNQGSLQFSSWNMYSCF; translated from the exons ATGAATGGGAGTAATGGTGAGGAGCGAGTCGTTCACGAGGTTGCAATGGTGGTTCCGAAGCGGGTtctggaagaagaaggaaactgtGTTGAGGTTTTGGTGACTGAACTTAAGAAGAGAGGGATGGTTGTTGATAGAGTCGTCGGTCTCGCAGATGAGTTTCTCAAG GTAGCAGCTCCCTTGGAGACCTTGGGCAATGCAGCAGCAGAGCTTCATATACGCAAACCTACTCGTCTAG GAATTGATCTGCCCTTTGAGATGCAAGGGTCTGAGGCTTTCTTTCGGCAACCTGATGGTTTACTGTTTAGCTGGTTTGAACGTTTTCGGTGCTATCAACATCTTCTTTATGGAATT GTAAACTGTGGTGGGTACGATGTCACTCTGAAACTTGATGGCAGAGAGTTTTGTTGGGCAGCAGGGGAATCATTAGTTCGAAGGTTGGAATCAGAGGGCGTCATTAAACAAATGTTTCCTCTTCATG ATGAATTCAAGAGGAAGGAACTTCTCCAAACTTGGGCATTAAATTGGTGGAACTTTACAAACCAACCAACTGATCAGATCTACTCTTACTTCGGTGCAAAG ATTGGAGTCTACTTTTCGTTCTTGGGAATGTATACGCAATGGTTGATATTTCCAGCCTTGCTTGGGTTTATAGTCCAGATGGTTAATTTTGG ATCCTTGCAATTTCTTGCTCTCCCAAGTTTCTTTGTGAGCACAATACTCTGGGCTGCCTTGTTTCTACAGTTCTGGAAACGCAAAAACGCGGCCTTGTTAGCTAG ATGGCAGATCAATTGTTTAGTTGGCCCCAGTCAAGGATATAGATTTCTCGGAATGGAATGGAGCTCCCTTCCGTTTCCAAAGGAGCTTATAAAGAATATCGGAGATGAGAGATCCAAAGAGAAGGCAGCGTATCAAAGATATGAATGGTTTGCTTACCGCAAGAGGTTTAGGAATGATGTTCTTGTTATCATGAGCATTATCTGCCTCCAACTTCCATTTGAGCTGGCGTATGCTCATATTTACGAGATTATCACATCTGATGTTGTCAA GTATATTTTGACAGCTATCTACCTTCTAGTTATTCAGTACCTCACTAGATTGGGAGGCAAAGTATCTGTCAAGCTCATAAATCGAGAAATCAACGAGAGTGTGGAATATCGAGCTAACAGTTTAATCTACAAA GTTTTCGGGCTCTATTTTATGCAGACATACATTGGGATCTTCTACCACGTTCTTTTACATCGAAACTTCATGACACTTCGACAAGTATTGATCCAACGGTTAATAATCTCACAG GTTTTCTGGACTTTGATGGATGGTTCTTTACCTTATCTTAAGTACAGCTACAGAAAATATAAAGCTAG gACGAAGAAGAAACGTGAAGGTGGATCATCAACAGGAAAGATTCAAATAGCTTCAAGAGTGGAGAAGGAATATTTCAAGCCTACATATTCTGCAAGCATTGGAGTAGAACTTGAAGATGGACTTTTTGATG ATTCGCTCGAGCTGGCTTTGCAGTTTGGAATGATCATGATGTTTGCTTGTGCCTTCCCTCTTGCTTTTGCCCTTGCTGCAGTG AGCAATATAATGGAAATAAGAACAAATGCCTTAAAGCTATTGGTGACACTTCGTAGACCTCTTCCTCGTGCTGCTGCAACAATTGGAGCTTGGTTAAACATATGGCAG CACTCTTGGTATGCTTATATGACCAAGAAGGCAAATGGAAGATCGAACCAGGGCTCGCTGCAATTCTCATCATGGAACATGTACTCTTGCTTCTGA